In one Diabrotica virgifera virgifera chromosome 5, PGI_DIABVI_V3a genomic region, the following are encoded:
- the LOC114326684 gene encoding galactoside 2-alpha-L-fucosyltransferase SEC1-like: MFSNNRNILFKGIVLALCIISCVHLFFFPLFETNTNPNVIRTYLDLEQSLCVNDIRKKKPLKPGKCPENGIITVEQGGRLGNQIWEYTAVFALARETGLDPYIPRCIKLKLDSVFDKLSVPTLDEIGHCLVQRDFYVMTPEQSNIDYFLEAWNFTNQSVILPKYIMQPSLLLNWGQDIIHEFSIKKSLVEKSQKILHAAVKYVKTPVGTFIGVHVRRTDYISYVKRKYNSSTVDKSFFQSAMQLYESKFSNPIFIFVSDDSKWCWDNFNYKKNAYITGKHHSSSPGLDMTILANCNHTIYDYGTYGMWGAILAGGNAVHYSFKEEGPVFQTTALKNYRGR, from the coding sequence ATGTTCAGTAATAACCGCAATATATTATTTAAAGGTATCGTTTTAGCATTGTGCATTATATCTTGTGTTCATTTGTTTTTTTTCCCTCTATTTGAAACAAACACCAATCCAAACGTTATAAGGACTTACTTGGATTTGGAACAAAGCCTGTGTGTAAACGATATTCGAAAAAAGAAGCCTTTAAAGCCGGGAAAGTGTCCGGAAAATGGAATTATTACAGTGGAACAAGGTGGTAGACTAGGTAATCAAATATGGGAATACACGGCAGTTTTTGCTTTAGCTAGAGAAACCGGCTTGGATCCGTACATTCCTCGGTGTATTAAGCTGAAGTTGGACTCAGTGTTTGATAAATTATCTGTGCCAACTTTGGATGAAATCGGTCACTGTCTAGTACAAAGGGATTTTTATGTCATGACACCTGAACAGTCTAATATCGATTATTTTTTAGAAGCATGGAATTTTACTAATCAAAGTGTTATTTTGCCGAAATACATCATGCAACCTTCATTATTATTAAACTGGGGCCAAGATATTATTCATGAGTTTAGTATTAAAAAGAGTCTCGTAGAAAAAAGTCAAAAAATATTACATGCAGCTGTTAAGTACGTAAAAACACCTGTTGGAACTTTTATAGGAGTTCATGTAAGAAGAACTGACTACATTAGCTATGTCAAAAGAAAATATAATTCAAGTACTGTCGATAAAAGTTTCTTCCAATCGGCAATGCAATTATATGAAAGCAAATTTTCCAATCCAATATTTATTTTCGTCAGTGATGATTCAAAATGGTGTTGGGATAATTTTAATTACAAGAAAAATGCCTATATAACTGGAAAACATCACAGCAGCTCCCCTGGTTTGGACATGACCATACTGGCCAACTGCAACCACACAATCTACGACTATGGAACATACGGCATGTGGGGGGCCATCCTAGCTGGTGGAAACGCGGTCCATTACAGCTTCAAAGAAGAAGGTCCTGTTTTCCAAACCACGGCTCTGAAAAATTATCGTGGTCGTTAA